A window of Deltaproteobacteria bacterium contains these coding sequences:
- a CDS encoding AAA family ATPase yields MKDAIEICKGFLGNKYRQILNINFADVGSENEISDERPVWQRVDDDLNPLVNDNDLADNGGLLLDPEIGMCVYFLPFKPQKTDTAGQIIRALEIRSKLLPEIHYVDRENSKVDDKGSWRVLIHWLVENETVFRNDFLPVIAKLRRETAHFEEIPVDVIINRKGDWLEAFEQHGFPRLLLNTRSILRKEDSSRVIQWMSADALVLKELKNFPSEFEKPDLVSLAEKTVGKMEVYSPTGIDGTHSGTAQGKSRPKTLRNLRVKDFRNIKDLELKFGDSGTNCLVLHGPNGTGKSSLFEALSFGLFRTSYRYCKFLSDKDIPDRSRSSKYIESYLRPMRPETGDDPEVWINEEVVQLVPISDQSEADQAKREMAGTLLSQETTRDFLEMTSDDLGALVLRGYSDVAQKIASFVDENYNRANMARQTLLRNLGLPASITLIKTARERIAKKLISSDLPSLSLPLMDWLELAGNIEHANYREAGRLLMGWQAWGGEPKRERLYKEIAIHTKQLEIQPILEAWLHQYNKLVQDTDTWASKLATDELKPLQKEADYLIEQIKLWGEWLSVQNARPPSKADQEAEELKRQVAELQKQQQHIILKGKEYKGRLDHFAQIDRFLRDDWTKHHPNECPTCGTDLTEKEGILAVVENLQSQADANRENEIARYNKVTTIIKEIELKVVSLGQQKCPISAEDQAKLMQSLQWLLPDEQVFSDYIRDERRRNELIQQIQTLKLFPSFPVKIEPEVQAERIAGKLAEEFQRTATAFEEPDNWKAIKSKLDKKLGMIVDKHLPTTLGSLWIELAMNITSAPWLLPGRARFDVKTLRGEQRLSVKLGEGEKAPFARYILNHAEVHVMGLAWFFARYVTYGRFHNACIVMDDPAQEMDQITYRDLCRLWETMLRLHKVQGQSLTLVIMLHQESRALDAARATGGVLNVLVLTGIRKYPKSRDSKLGHQGV; encoded by the coding sequence ATGAAAGACGCAATAGAAATATGCAAAGGCTTTCTTGGAAATAAGTACCGGCAAATCCTTAATATCAATTTTGCTGATGTCGGCTCGGAAAACGAAATATCTGATGAGCGTCCTGTCTGGCAAAGGGTAGATGACGATTTGAATCCGCTGGTCAATGATAATGATTTGGCTGATAACGGGGGATTACTCCTTGATCCCGAAATCGGGATGTGCGTTTATTTTCTTCCGTTTAAGCCACAGAAAACTGATACCGCCGGGCAAATAATACGCGCGCTGGAAATTCGGTCCAAGCTGCTGCCAGAAATTCACTACGTCGACAGGGAAAACAGCAAAGTTGATGATAAAGGCTCATGGCGAGTGTTAATACATTGGCTGGTTGAAAATGAAACGGTATTTAGAAACGATTTTCTGCCAGTTATAGCCAAATTGAGAAGGGAGACCGCTCATTTTGAAGAAATCCCGGTTGATGTCATTATCAATCGAAAGGGTGACTGGCTAGAAGCTTTCGAGCAGCATGGCTTCCCGCGATTATTGCTCAATACACGCTCAATTCTCAGAAAAGAGGATTCTAGTAGAGTCATCCAATGGATGAGTGCGGATGCGCTTGTTTTGAAGGAGTTGAAAAACTTCCCCTCTGAATTTGAAAAACCCGATCTGGTCAGCTTGGCGGAAAAGACTGTTGGAAAAATGGAGGTCTATTCACCAACGGGAATAGACGGAACTCATTCGGGAACTGCCCAAGGTAAGTCTCGGCCAAAAACCTTGCGCAATTTGCGTGTGAAGGATTTTCGCAATATTAAAGATCTTGAACTTAAATTTGGTGACAGTGGGACAAACTGCTTAGTGCTGCACGGCCCCAACGGAACTGGCAAAAGCAGCCTGTTTGAAGCCTTATCCTTCGGATTGTTTCGAACATCCTATCGCTATTGTAAGTTTTTGTCCGACAAAGATATTCCAGATAGGTCTCGCTCAAGTAAATACATTGAATCCTACTTACGGCCCATGAGACCTGAAACAGGTGATGATCCAGAAGTGTGGATTAATGAAGAGGTTGTTCAGTTAGTACCGATTTCTGATCAGAGCGAAGCAGACCAGGCAAAAAGGGAGATGGCCGGCACGCTGCTTTCGCAAGAAACGACCCGTGATTTTCTGGAAATGACCTCCGATGACCTTGGAGCGCTGGTTTTGAGGGGGTATTCAGATGTAGCACAAAAGATAGCAAGCTTTGTAGACGAGAACTATAACCGGGCAAATATGGCTCGGCAGACTTTATTACGGAATCTAGGGCTCCCGGCCAGCATAACCCTTATAAAGACAGCGCGGGAAAGAATTGCCAAGAAGCTAATTAGTTCGGACCTGCCTTCGCTGTCCCTTCCTTTGATGGACTGGTTGGAGCTTGCTGGAAACATTGAACACGCCAATTACAGGGAAGCTGGGAGGCTTCTGATGGGATGGCAGGCATGGGGCGGTGAGCCTAAGCGGGAGCGTTTGTATAAAGAAATTGCTATCCACACAAAACAACTGGAGATACAGCCCATACTGGAGGCTTGGCTACATCAATATAATAAGTTGGTGCAAGACACAGATACGTGGGCAAGTAAATTGGCAACGGATGAATTGAAACCCTTGCAAAAAGAAGCTGATTACTTGATTGAACAGATAAAATTGTGGGGCGAATGGCTTTCTGTCCAAAATGCTCGGCCGCCAAGCAAGGCAGACCAGGAAGCCGAAGAATTGAAAAGACAAGTTGCTGAACTGCAAAAACAGCAACAGCACATTATTCTAAAGGGAAAGGAGTATAAAGGCAGGCTTGACCATTTCGCGCAAATTGACAGGTTTCTGCGTGATGATTGGACAAAACATCACCCCAATGAATGCCCTACGTGCGGAACCGATCTTACAGAAAAGGAAGGCATACTCGCCGTTGTTGAAAATCTGCAATCGCAAGCGGATGCGAATAGAGAAAACGAGATTGCCCGATACAATAAAGTGACCACTATCATTAAGGAGATAGAACTCAAAGTCGTCAGCCTTGGACAACAAAAATGTCCGATTTCGGCCGAGGATCAAGCTAAGCTGATGCAGTCCTTGCAATGGCTGCTGCCCGACGAACAAGTTTTTTCAGACTATATTCGTGACGAGCGGCGGCGTAATGAACTGATTCAACAAATTCAGACATTGAAGCTCTTCCCCAGCTTTCCGGTGAAGATTGAGCCCGAAGTACAAGCAGAGCGGATAGCGGGAAAGCTGGCTGAAGAATTTCAAAGGACTGCAACGGCCTTTGAGGAACCGGATAATTGGAAGGCAATCAAGAGCAAGTTGGATAAGAAACTTGGCATGATCGTGGATAAGCATCTTCCCACTACTTTGGGAAGTTTGTGGATTGAACTGGCTATGAACATAACTTCTGCTCCATGGTTATTGCCTGGGAGAGCTCGTTTTGATGTTAAGACTTTACGTGGCGAACAGCGTTTGAGCGTCAAATTGGGGGAAGGTGAAAAGGCACCGTTTGCCCGTTATATTTTGAATCACGCTGAAGTGCATGTGATGGGGCTTGCGTGGTTCTTCGCCCGCTATGTAACCTATGGCAGATTTCACAACGCTTGCATTGTGATGGATGATCCAGCTCAGGAAATGGATCAAATCACGTATCGCGATTTGTGTCGGTTATGGGAAACTATGCTACGTTTGCACAAGGTCCAAGGCCAATCATTGACGTTGGTCATAATGTTGCACCAAGAAAGTCGGGCACTGGATGCGGCGCGGGCAACCGGCGGCGTTTTGAATGTATTGGTATTGACAGGGATCAGGAAATACCCCAAATCCAGGGATTCAAAATTGGGCCATCAAGGAGTTTAG